One region of Zingiber officinale cultivar Zhangliang chromosome 7B, Zo_v1.1, whole genome shotgun sequence genomic DNA includes:
- the LOC122004396 gene encoding receptor-like protein EIX2 — MKALLSVRSGFPDVDRRLSPWKGDDCCSWEGVGCNNITGLVIKLDLSLRYPLHPGTFFNRSEVHPSLFHLKHLEYLDISGNNLSGHQIPGSIGSLTQLNYLDLSSCGLKGEIPYQLGNLSHLRHLSLTDNHIFGKIPASFVHLRNVQFLYLGFNNISGEIPKNIGNLRNIQGLFLFNNHLEGVIPKSIGNLSKMSTLYLFRNKIVGGLPETIGNLTALQSLDLSDNQINGKIPDSIGNLLQLEYLDISWNNISGSIPDTLGSLCNLSEISLFNNSVTGRVVEFFEQLSRCRTNELLSLYLNNNQLSGPFPSHFERLQRLTDLDLSFNQLSGSVSTSLGKLSALEVLSLSSNNLVGDITEAHFANLTNLYYMDISHNNLSVKVSPDWLPPFQASDIRMRSCNLGPRFPPWLRNQTILNELDISNNGISDAFPDWFWSLCLWNMNLNVSHNDMRGMLPSSLECFKNVSTLDLSYNKFEGIIPRMQLSNAYLVFSHNFFSGPIPSSLADNAIYMSLSNNRLNGSIPSSICTADDLRVIHLANNGLSGTLPDCFRYKSSLVIIDVSNNMLSDNIPRTLGLLKGLRSLHFNNNNLSGRIPTTLKQCLELEVIDFSWNELSGEILSWIGPELSSLRVLSLRSNKFTGGIPSELSLIPSLQVLDLSHNLFSGLLPPSFGNFTAMMTNQNYEIPSPLQMLGYLYYTENLIIIAKDSSLTFTTLLSLVTSIGLSNNNLSGMIPEELTNLDGLRFLNLSSNYFSGQIPEKIGLMSQLESLDLSKNNLSSRIPSSISALNFLAVLNLSYNNLVGKIPVGPQLQTFTNLSYMGNPKLCGEPLEIKCLGDNQTNDDRVTKEEYVSKDDEYGGIWYFIGFAPGFVFGFWGFMGAIMIKKSIRIKYILLIDIIIGWFMQM, encoded by the coding sequence ATGAAGGCTCTCTTGAGCGTGAGGAGTGGCTTCCCTGACGTAGATAGGCGGCTATCTCCATGGAAGGGCGATGACTGCTGCAGTTGGGAAGGTGTAGGATGCAACAACATCACAGGTCTTGTTATCAAACTTGACCTCTCTTTACGCTATCCTTTGCATCCTGGTACTTTTTTCAACAGAAGCGAGGTGCATCCTTCATTGTTTCATTTGAAGCATTTGGAGTATTTAGACATAAGTGGGAACAACTTATCTGGCCATCAAATTCCTGGCTCGATTGGATCTTTAACTCAATTGAACTACTTGGACCTTTCGAGTTGTGGTTTGAAAGGAGAAATTCCCTACCAACTTGGCAATCTCTCCCATCTACGTCACCTATCTCTAACTGATAACCATATTTTTGGAAAAATCCCGGCATCTTTTGTCCATCTCAGAAATGTGCAGTTCCTGTACCTGGGCTTTAATAACATCAGTGGAGAGATTCCAAAAAATATTGGAAACCTCAGAAACATACAAGGCTTGTTCCTCTTTAATAACCATCTCGAAGGTGTAATACCGAAAAGCATAGGAAACTTGAGCAAAATGTCAACTCTGTAcctttttcgtaataaaattgtTGGAGGCTTACCAGAGACTATCGGCAATCTAACTGCATTGCAGAGTTTGGACTTATCAGATAATCAGATTAATGGAAAGATACCAGATTCAATTGGAAATCTCCTTCAGCTAGAATATCTCGATATCTCTTGGAACAACATAAGTGGATCGATTCCTGATACCTTAGGAAGCCTATGCAACTTGAGTGAAATCTCTCTCTTTAATAACAGTGTAACAGGGAGAgttgttgaattctttgaacaACTATCAAGATGCAGAACTAACGAACTTCTTTCCCTTTACTTGAATAACAATCAGTTAAGTGGTCCTTTTCCGAGTCATTTTGAGAGGCTTCAAAGATTAACTGATCTGGACCTTAGTTTCAATCAACTGAGTGGCTCTGTTTCAACATCCTTGGGGAAATTGTCTGCATTAGAAGTCTTAAGTTTATCTTCAAACAATTTGGTTGGAGACATCACAGAAGCCCACTTTGCCAATCTCACAAATTTATATTACATGGATATATCTCACAACAACTTGTCAGTCAAAGTGAGCCCAGATTGGCTTCCTCCATTTCAAGCAAGTGATATCCGAATGCGCTCTTGCAACTTGGGACCTAGATTTCCTCCATGGCTGCGGAACCAAACCATTTTAAATGAGCTAGACATATCAAACAATGGAATATCAGATGCTTTTCCTGATTGGTTTTGGAGTTTGTGCTTATGGAACATGAACCTAAATGTTTCTCACAATGATATGAGAGGAATGTTGCCGAGCTCTTTAGAATGCTTCAAGAATGTATCAACTTTGGATTTAAGTTACAACAAATTTGAAGGCATCATACCAAGAATGCAACTTTCAAATGCATATTTGGTCTTTTCTCACAATTTCTTCTCTGGACCTATTCCTAGCAGCTTGGCTGATAATGCTATATATATGTCTTTGTCAAACAACAGACTGAATGGTAGTATTCCATCCTCCATTTGTACAGCAGATGATCTACGAGTTATCCACCTTGCCAACAATGGTTTATCTGGAACACTCCCAGATTGCTTCAGATATAAATCGAGTTTGGTGATCATCGACGTTTCAAACAACATGTTATCCGACAACATCCCTAGAACACTTGGACTTTTAAAAGGGCTCCGATCACTGCACTTCAATAACAATAACCTCTCTGGAAGAATTCCCACAACATTGAAACAATGCCTTGAACTGGAGGTTATTGACTTTAGCTGGAATGAACTGTCAGGTGAGATACTGAGTTGGATCGGACCAGAACTGTCATCATTAAGAGTCCTTTCTTTGAGGTCAAATAAGTTCACCGGTGGGATTCCATCAGAACTCTCGTTGATCCCTTCCCTTCAAGTCCTAGATCTTTCTCACAATCTTTTCTCTGGTTTGTTGCCTCCTAGTTTTGGTAATTTCACAGCTATGATGACAAACCAGAACTATGAAATTCCTTCACCACTACAAATGCTTGGTTATCTTTATTATACAGAGAACCTCATTATAATTGCCAAAGATTCATCACTTACCTTCACTACTTTGCTTTCACTTGTCACGAGCATTGGCCTCTCAAATAACAATCTCTCAGGCATGATTCCTGAAGAGTTAACAAATCTTGATGGCCTCCGCTTTCTCAACTTATCTTCCAATTACTTTTCAGGGCAAATACCAGAGAAGATTGGTCTTATGAGCCAACTAGAATCACTTGatctttcaaaaaataatttatcaagTAGAATCCCTTCGAGTATCTCTGCTTTAAATTTTCTAGCTGTCTTAAACTTGTCTTACAACAATCTTGTCGGGAAAATACCGGTGGGCCCTCAACTTCAAACCTTCACCAACTTGTCTTACATGGGAAATCCTAAGCTTTGTGGGGAACCACTTGAAATCAAATGTCTTGGAGACAACCAAACCAACGATGACAGAGTCACAAAAGAAGAGTACGTGTCTAAAGATGACGAGTATGGAGGAATTTGGTATTTCATTGGCTTTGCTCCTGGATTTGTCTTTGGCTTTTGGGGATTCATGGGTGCAATTATGATTAAGAAGAGCATAAGAATCAAATACATTTTACTCATTGATATAATAATTGGTTGGTTTATGCAAATGTAA
- the LOC122004397 gene encoding uncharacterized protein LOC122004397, whose translation MVTSDSSPERIVTPFSQRVLDDPLPKRYQNLNVGEYSGTTDPEDHLAKFENASPLQQCSDGVKCRIFLTTLGGVTQRWFKRLPEDSFRRFKDFRKVFLHHFSSNRRYHKTPWSHFSIKQGSKESIRAYIKRFNQVSIDVLNATTEILVSAFSQGLNDNDFFKDLVGNPPTNFDLLIERATEFFNVEEAQAARKKEITVPVSTTVHEGVVAPVHPPRGHRGAPPPPRQPERRPEAVQHVEMPQEAPRRWCTYHMSGTHYTENCFALRNQRTNNNHYRRRSPNRHPYQRHNNPPKREYPATETQ comes from the coding sequence ATGGTGACCAGTGATAGCTCTCCCGAAAGAATTGttactccattctctcaaagAGTTCTTGATGACCCATTGCCAAAGCGTTATCAGAATTTGAATGTTGGGGAATACTCTGGGACTACAGACCCAGAGGACCATCTTGCTAAATTTGAGAACGCCTCTCCGCTACAGCAATGTTCTGATGGGGTAAAATGTCGAATATTCCTCACCACCCTTGGTGGAGTAACTCAAAGATGGTTTAAACGCTTACCAGAGGACTCTTTTCgacgcttcaaggatttccgtaaAGTATTTCTACATCACTTCTCTAGCAACCGAAGATATCATAAGACCCCTTGGAGTCATTTCTCTATCAAACAAGGATCTAAGGAAAGCATCAGAGCATATATCAAGAGGTTTAATCAGGTATCTATCGATGTTCTTAATGCTACTACAGAAATATTGGtgagtgctttctctcaaggccTCAACGATAACGATTTTTTCAAGGACTTAGTGGGCAATCCCCCAACCAATTTTGATTTGTTGATTGAGCGAGCTACTGAATTTTTTAACgttgaagaagctcaagcagCTCGCAAGAAGGAAATTACAGTGCCTGTCTCAACCACAGTCCACGAGGGAGTTGTAGCTCCTGTTCATCCGCCAAGGGGGCATCGTGGAGCTCCCCCTCCACCTCGCCAGCCTGAGCGAAGACCGGAAGCAGTCCAACATGTGGAGATGCCACAAGAAGCCCCTCGAAGATGGTGTACCTATCATATGTCGGGTACTCACTACACTGAAAATTGCTTTGCCCTAAGAAACCAGAGAACCAACAACAATCATTATCGTCGGCGATCTCCCAACCGACATCCCTACCAGAGGCATAACAATCCTCCTAAGAGGGAATATCCGGCGACTGAAACACAATAG